One window of the Synechococcus sp. CC9311 genome contains the following:
- a CDS encoding sensor histidine kinase KdpD — MQLSNRFLTLVKQQLQSFSGDQALDKLVVYIAQSSEGDAPSFTMLDQWPPDGGRLPEIADDPILRLPSPERHWFPLRHDDLLLGVLRAEQHREAKWSDQLDRRLQASASALAYSLGLELERSRLLEELQQQRQQMNLVVHQLRNPLAALRTYAQLLLRRLGPEHLQRPLVTGLLQEQAQLDRYITSLDLIGQENLPHRPEAPAPLLLPQVQSKGPGLTIEQVLQPLIERAAATAALQNRAWHTPPNWPAWTQEIRPDDDAVISEIVANLLENAFRYSPTGCSLGLSLFDHSILIWDEGPPIPDQEQELIFRKGERGSSSKDQSGSGLGLALARHLAEERGGALVLHTRPNQLDPNLPSRGNAFLLSLPPSPAKEPKGLPTTN; from the coding sequence ATGCAGCTGTCCAACCGGTTCCTAACCCTGGTCAAGCAACAACTGCAGAGTTTTTCTGGCGATCAAGCTCTGGACAAACTTGTTGTCTACATCGCACAAAGCAGTGAAGGAGATGCACCCAGCTTCACCATGCTGGATCAGTGGCCTCCAGATGGCGGTCGACTGCCAGAAATTGCCGACGACCCAATCCTGCGCCTTCCTTCGCCAGAGCGGCACTGGTTTCCCCTCCGTCATGACGATCTCTTACTAGGGGTTCTGAGGGCAGAACAGCACCGGGAGGCGAAATGGTCCGACCAACTGGATCGCCGCCTGCAAGCCAGCGCCTCAGCCTTGGCTTACAGCCTTGGCCTTGAACTCGAACGCAGTCGCTTGCTGGAAGAACTCCAACAGCAACGCCAACAGATGAATCTTGTGGTGCATCAGTTGCGCAATCCACTGGCAGCCTTGCGCACCTATGCCCAGCTTCTACTCCGTCGTTTGGGGCCCGAGCACCTCCAACGCCCACTTGTGACGGGACTCCTTCAAGAGCAGGCCCAGCTAGACCGCTACATCACATCCCTGGACCTCATCGGTCAAGAGAACCTGCCGCATCGCCCCGAGGCGCCCGCCCCACTGCTGCTTCCACAGGTGCAATCAAAGGGCCCAGGGCTCACGATCGAACAAGTTCTCCAACCTTTGATTGAGCGGGCTGCCGCAACCGCAGCACTCCAGAACCGCGCCTGGCACACACCACCAAACTGGCCCGCCTGGACTCAAGAGATTCGGCCAGATGACGATGCCGTCATCTCAGAAATCGTGGCCAATCTTCTAGAGAACGCCTTTCGATACAGCCCTACGGGCTGTTCACTAGGGCTCAGCCTGTTCGACCACAGCATCTTGATCTGGGACGAGGGGCCTCCCATCCCAGATCAAGAACAAGAACTGATCTTCCGCAAAGGCGAACGGGGAAGCAGCAGCAAGGATCAATCCGGATCCGGACTAGGGCTCGCACTTGCTCGACATCTCGCCGAGGAAAGAGGTGGCGCACTGGTTTTACACACCAGACCCAACCAGCTTGATCCGAATCTCCCAAGCCGCGGTAATGCCTTCCTCCTCAGCCTCCCCCCGAGCCCAGCGAAGGAGCCAAAAGGCCTACCAACAACAAACTAG
- a CDS encoding DUF3155 domain-containing protein, with translation MSKKRKRISRRRLAGQRVLAHVPTHHLETGEHKPVTAARRYIAEGVLMPPALVNVRRNEHTTDRFFWGEKGLFSAQYAEENHFLFPSLRSIVDHVGEEVIFEGLDLASDDWEEMEEYEYAFV, from the coding sequence ATGTCCAAAAAACGTAAGAGGATTAGTCGTCGTCGCCTCGCTGGCCAGCGTGTGCTGGCGCATGTGCCGACTCACCATCTCGAAACTGGTGAACACAAGCCTGTAACAGCGGCTCGTCGCTACATCGCCGAGGGCGTTCTCATGCCTCCAGCCCTCGTCAATGTGCGCCGCAACGAACACACCACAGATCGCTTTTTCTGGGGGGAAAAGGGACTCTTTAGTGCCCAGTACGCCGAGGAAAATCATTTTCTGTTCCCGTCCCTGCGTTCGATCGTTGATCACGTTGGTGAAGAGGTCATCTTCGAAGGCCTAGACCTGGCTTCTGATGACTGGGAGGAAATGGAAGAGTACGAATACGCTTTCGTCTGA
- a CDS encoding alpha/beta hydrolase: protein MAADLLRQPSTKARARLILLHGWGADAGDLMPLGQALAETIATPLELVALQAPQLQTQGSGRQWYGLFPADWAAVPAAVERLKKRINNLGSTEIPLEATVLLGFSQGGAMAMAAGCDLPLAGLIACSAYPHPKWQAPLIRPPVLLLHGRQDDVVPHSAALTLKEELVQSNQTCDLFSFDNGHAIPVEAQAEMKKALKRWLDQPAQSA, encoded by the coding sequence ATGGCCGCCGATCTGCTCCGCCAACCTTCAACGAAGGCTCGGGCACGGCTGATTCTTCTTCACGGCTGGGGAGCCGATGCCGGCGACCTGATGCCACTGGGACAAGCGCTCGCCGAGACGATCGCGACACCACTGGAGCTTGTTGCACTGCAAGCTCCTCAACTCCAAACCCAAGGTTCAGGAAGACAGTGGTATGGCCTCTTCCCAGCCGACTGGGCCGCCGTTCCAGCAGCTGTTGAACGATTAAAAAAACGCATCAATAACCTTGGTTCAACGGAGATCCCACTGGAAGCAACGGTGCTTTTGGGCTTTTCTCAAGGAGGTGCCATGGCCATGGCTGCCGGCTGTGACTTGCCTCTCGCAGGATTAATCGCATGTAGTGCCTATCCCCATCCCAAATGGCAAGCCCCTCTGATTCGCCCCCCTGTGCTTCTTCTGCATGGACGGCAAGACGACGTCGTGCCGCATTCAGCGGCCTTAACGCTCAAAGAAGAGTTAGTGCAAAGCAATCAAACGTGTGACCTCTTCAGTTTCGACAATGGGCATGCCATCCCTGTTGAGGCGCAGGCTGAAATGAAAAAAGCCCTCAAGCGCTGGCTGGATCAACCAGCTCAGAGCGCTTGA
- the purH gene encoding bifunctional phosphoribosylaminoimidazolecarboxamide formyltransferase/IMP cyclohydrolase, with translation MAPTALLSVSDKRGVVPLAEALHRLHGYQLLSSGGTAKVLQEAGLPVTRVADHTGAPEILGGRVKTLHPRIHGGILARRGDPAHEADLLEQQIDPIDVVVVNLYPFRETVATPDVSWDAAIENIDIGGPTMVRSAAKNHAHVAVLTSPEQYDRFLKALSGSAGGVNANVRRQLALEAFAHTAAYDVAISRWMQSRPELQPDVEAAAPAEALPWLEALPLRQTLRYGENPHQKAAWFSSPMGWGGAKQLQGKALSTNNLLDLEAALATVREFGYGSSGLHPAQQAAAVVVKHTNPCGVAVGDGVGIALTRALDGDRISAFGGIVALNAVVDGPAAKELTSLFLECVVAPGYSSEALEILAAKGNLRLLELPPEAIDAAPKDHVRSILGGVLVQDLDDQPIDPSAWTVASQRQPTTAETADLRFAWQLVRHVRSNAILVARDGQSLGVGAGQMNRVGSARIALEAAGEQAVGAVLASDGFFPFDDTVRLAASHGIKAVIHPGGSLRDADSIKACDELGLAMVLTGRRHFLH, from the coding sequence ATGGCTCCAACTGCCTTGCTGAGCGTGTCTGATAAGCGGGGGGTGGTGCCCCTTGCTGAGGCTCTCCATCGGCTCCATGGCTATCAGCTGCTGTCCAGCGGTGGAACCGCCAAAGTGCTTCAAGAGGCTGGATTGCCTGTCACACGAGTGGCAGACCACACCGGTGCTCCTGAGATTCTTGGCGGTCGCGTTAAAACCCTCCACCCTCGAATCCATGGCGGAATCTTGGCGCGACGAGGAGATCCAGCCCATGAGGCGGATCTCCTCGAACAGCAGATTGATCCCATCGATGTGGTGGTAGTGAACCTTTATCCGTTTAGGGAAACCGTTGCAACCCCAGATGTGAGTTGGGACGCTGCCATTGAGAACATCGACATCGGCGGACCCACCATGGTTCGATCTGCGGCGAAAAATCATGCCCATGTCGCTGTGCTCACCAGTCCTGAGCAGTACGACAGGTTTTTGAAAGCGCTGTCTGGATCGGCTGGAGGCGTGAACGCCAATGTGCGCCGGCAGTTGGCCTTAGAGGCTTTTGCCCATACGGCTGCGTATGACGTCGCCATTAGTCGCTGGATGCAATCCCGCCCTGAGCTGCAACCTGATGTTGAGGCCGCGGCTCCAGCAGAAGCTTTGCCTTGGCTTGAAGCGCTTCCGCTCCGGCAGACGTTGCGCTACGGGGAGAACCCGCACCAGAAAGCGGCTTGGTTTAGCAGTCCCATGGGATGGGGGGGGGCCAAGCAGCTTCAAGGCAAGGCGCTCAGCACCAATAATCTGCTCGATTTGGAAGCGGCCCTGGCCACCGTTCGTGAGTTTGGTTATGGATCATCTGGCCTCCATCCCGCTCAGCAGGCGGCTGCGGTGGTGGTGAAGCACACCAATCCCTGTGGCGTGGCTGTGGGTGATGGCGTGGGCATAGCCCTCACTAGAGCTCTCGATGGCGATCGAATCAGCGCCTTTGGCGGCATTGTTGCCCTGAATGCGGTGGTTGATGGCCCTGCGGCTAAGGAGCTCACCAGCTTGTTTTTGGAGTGTGTCGTGGCGCCTGGGTACAGCTCAGAGGCGCTTGAGATTTTGGCGGCCAAAGGCAATCTCCGCCTGCTTGAGTTGCCTCCTGAGGCGATTGATGCTGCCCCCAAAGATCATGTGCGCAGCATTCTTGGTGGTGTGTTGGTGCAGGATCTCGACGATCAACCGATCGATCCCTCCGCTTGGACGGTGGCGAGCCAGCGTCAACCCACCACGGCTGAAACCGCTGATCTCAGATTTGCTTGGCAGCTTGTACGTCACGTGCGTTCGAATGCGATTTTGGTCGCACGTGATGGGCAGAGCCTGGGAGTTGGGGCTGGTCAGATGAATCGAGTTGGCTCTGCCAGAATTGCTTTAGAGGCTGCTGGTGAGCAAGCAGTGGGGGCTGTGCTCGCGAGTGATGGTTTCTTCCCGTTTGATGACACCGTTCGCCTTGCCGCAAGCCATGGTATTAAGGCCGTTATCCATCCAGGCGGCAGCCTTCGGGATGCTGACTCGATCAAAGCCTGCGATGAACTCGGTTTGGCCATGGTGCTGACCGGACGCCGTCATTTCCTTCACTAA
- a CDS encoding DUF4079 domain-containing protein, whose translation MTLPALPFAASFMHPLMMWVLLAAGGYSMFLGIKAKKVRTGTPEQRKALLPGKFAQRHYRWGSLILAVMVIGMIGGMAVTYLNNGKLFVGPHLLVGLAMTGMIALAAALAPFMQQGNGKGNVIARKVHVGLNMGMLTLFLWQAVSGMQIVNKIWVNR comes from the coding sequence ATGACCCTGCCAGCTTTGCCTTTTGCCGCCAGCTTCATGCACCCTCTGATGATGTGGGTGCTCTTGGCCGCAGGTGGTTATTCGATGTTTCTTGGCATCAAAGCCAAGAAGGTGAGGACAGGTACCCCAGAGCAGCGCAAGGCCCTACTTCCGGGCAAATTTGCTCAGCGTCATTACCGCTGGGGAAGCCTGATCCTCGCGGTGATGGTGATCGGAATGATCGGAGGTATGGCCGTGACTTACCTCAACAACGGCAAGTTGTTCGTGGGCCCCCATCTGCTCGTTGGCTTAGCGATGACCGGAATGATTGCCCTAGCGGCCGCTTTGGCTCCGTTCATGCAGCAGGGCAATGGCAAGGGCAATGTCATTGCCCGCAAAGTTCACGTCGGCCTCAACATGGGCATGCTCACCTTGTTCCTGTGGCAGGCGGTGAGCGGAATGCAGATTGTGAACAAAATCTGGGTGAACCGCTGA
- a CDS encoding DUF1997 domain-containing protein, which yields MLLLTRPSTDTLRGSDSRQVRCYRSQFRDRMEMRADFQTVGAYLDRHEGWFRRCATPMEVTSIDEQAYALTLGRFGNFGFEVEPTIGLRLLPQNAGNYAICTVPLNNQDPALADLYDVDFQANLSLEDNSSSDSPEELTAVSWELDLSVWIHLPKMITLLPDGLVQSSGDHLLRQIVRQISRRLTWKVQEDFHASHGLTCPPRRRAAF from the coding sequence GTGCTGCTCTTGACGAGACCCTCAACCGACACATTGCGCGGTAGCGATAGCCGTCAAGTTCGCTGCTATCGCAGTCAATTTCGCGATCGCATGGAGATGCGTGCCGACTTTCAAACCGTTGGTGCTTACCTCGATCGTCACGAAGGCTGGTTTCGACGATGCGCAACACCCATGGAGGTCACGTCCATTGACGAGCAGGCCTATGCCCTCACTCTCGGGCGATTTGGCAACTTCGGTTTTGAGGTGGAACCAACGATCGGATTGCGCCTCTTACCGCAGAACGCGGGCAATTATGCAATCTGTACGGTGCCTCTCAACAATCAAGATCCAGCCTTAGCTGATCTCTATGACGTTGACTTCCAAGCCAACCTCAGTCTTGAGGACAACAGCTCAAGCGACTCACCTGAAGAACTCACCGCTGTGAGCTGGGAACTTGACCTTTCGGTTTGGATTCACCTTCCCAAGATGATCACCCTGCTTCCTGATGGGCTGGTTCAGTCCAGCGGCGATCACCTCTTGCGCCAAATTGTGCGTCAAATTTCAAGGCGCCTCACCTGGAAAGTACAAGAAGATTTCCATGCCAGCCACGGGCTAACCTGCCCGCCGCGAAGGCGGGCAGCCTTTTGA
- a CDS encoding 4-hydroxy-3-methylbut-2-enyl diphosphate reductase: MDTHAFKRSLHHSDRYNRRGFGRADEVAGSLEQAYQSSLIGSIRDNGYSLTHGRLKVRLAEAFGFCWGVERAVAMAYETRRHYPQERIWITNEIIHNPSVNDHLREMDVLFISVEGGVKDFSGVATGDVVILPAFGATVQEMQLLNERGCHIVDTTCPWVSKVWTTVEKHKKQSFTSIIHGKVKHEETLATSSFAGTYLVVLDLEEARLVADYILGKGNRESFMERFSKACSPGFDPDRDLEHLGVANQTTMLKSETEEIGRLFERTMLSKYGPTDLNEHFLAFNTICDATQERQDAMFSLVDETVDLMVVIGGYNSSNTTHLQEIAVSRGIRSFHIDTPERIHTDNSIEHKPLGEELTVEELFLPSGPVTVGITSGASTPDRVVEHVIQRLIALSEN; the protein is encoded by the coding sequence ATGGATACTCACGCCTTCAAACGCTCCCTTCATCACTCCGATCGCTACAACCGGCGAGGCTTCGGTCGAGCTGACGAGGTGGCTGGCAGTCTGGAACAGGCGTACCAAAGCAGCCTGATTGGTTCCATCCGAGACAACGGGTACAGCCTGACCCATGGCCGACTCAAGGTGCGCCTCGCCGAAGCGTTTGGATTTTGCTGGGGAGTGGAAAGGGCTGTCGCCATGGCTTACGAGACGCGACGTCACTACCCGCAAGAACGCATCTGGATCACCAACGAAATCATCCATAACCCCTCAGTGAATGACCACCTAAGAGAAATGGACGTGTTGTTCATCTCCGTGGAGGGTGGAGTGAAGGACTTTTCGGGCGTGGCAACGGGCGATGTGGTGATCCTTCCCGCTTTTGGCGCCACCGTTCAAGAGATGCAACTGCTCAATGAGCGTGGCTGTCACATTGTTGACACCACCTGTCCATGGGTTTCAAAGGTGTGGACGACGGTTGAGAAGCACAAGAAGCAATCCTTCACGTCGATCATTCACGGCAAGGTGAAACATGAAGAGACGCTTGCAACCAGCTCCTTTGCCGGAACGTATCTCGTCGTTCTCGATCTTGAGGAAGCCCGGCTTGTCGCTGATTACATTCTCGGCAAAGGCAATCGTGAATCATTTATGGAACGGTTCTCCAAGGCCTGTTCTCCAGGATTTGACCCCGATCGCGATCTCGAACATTTGGGTGTGGCCAACCAAACCACCATGCTCAAAAGTGAAACTGAAGAAATTGGACGCTTGTTTGAGCGCACCATGCTCAGCAAATACGGGCCAACGGATCTCAATGAGCATTTTTTAGCGTTCAACACCATCTGCGACGCCACCCAGGAGCGGCAGGACGCCATGTTCTCGCTCGTTGACGAAACTGTGGATCTAATGGTGGTGATTGGGGGCTACAACTCCTCCAACACCACCCATCTGCAAGAAATTGCAGTCAGCCGCGGGATCCGTTCCTTCCACATCGACACTCCAGAACGAATCCACACCGACAACTCGATCGAGCACAAGCCCCTTGGCGAAGAGCTCACAGTCGAAGAGTTATTCCTGCCCAGTGGGCCCGTAACCGTAGGGATCACCTCAGGGGCCTCCACCCCAGATCGAGTTGTGGAGCATGTCATCCAGAGACTGATCGCCCTGAGCGAAAACTGA
- a CDS encoding ammonium transporter, with product MTTAYESPNTRRKSRLQEASLLEGPMLLLQSIRGFKTNRSLLWLGCVPLALFGLGLFNLSAHAAEMPELNAAFLANNLWLLVATILVIFMNAGFAMVEAGMCRQKNAVNILAKNLFVFALAVTAYWFVGYSLMYGNAIAAGWLYFNGLFFDPAVTPELISEAGLVPSVDFLFQAAFAGTAATIVSGLVAERVKFGEFVVFSLILTAFIYPIAGSWEWNGGWLNSVGDKEFIDFAGSSIVHSVGAWAGLIGAMLLGPRIGKFIDGKPQAIPGHNMAIATLGALILWIGWYGFNPGSQLAMDQWVPYVAVTTTLAAAGGAIGATVISTLTSGKPDLTMIINGILAGLVSITAGCGNLTFVGSWVAGLIGGIIVVFAVSALDASGIDDPVGAFSVHGVCGVWGTLVVGLWGFDIQGDGSPLGLLVGGGISQLGIQALGCAAYAIWTIVTCWIAWSVIGGLFGGIRVTEKEEVEGLDIGEHGMEAYPDFVSSGR from the coding sequence ATGACAACTGCTTACGAGTCGCCCAACACGCGACGCAAATCTCGCCTCCAGGAGGCAAGTCTTTTGGAGGGCCCGATGCTCCTCCTTCAAAGCATTCGCGGTTTTAAAACCAATCGCTCACTCTTGTGGCTTGGCTGCGTGCCACTGGCCCTTTTCGGTCTTGGACTTTTCAACCTCTCGGCTCATGCCGCAGAGATGCCGGAACTCAATGCAGCGTTTTTAGCCAACAATCTTTGGCTGCTCGTAGCGACAATTCTGGTGATTTTCATGAACGCCGGTTTCGCCATGGTCGAAGCCGGAATGTGCCGCCAAAAGAATGCGGTCAATATTCTCGCTAAAAATCTGTTTGTTTTCGCGCTTGCAGTAACCGCCTACTGGTTCGTTGGCTATTCGTTGATGTATGGCAATGCCATTGCCGCTGGATGGCTCTATTTCAACGGGTTGTTTTTTGATCCAGCTGTTACGCCCGAACTGATTTCAGAAGCCGGCCTTGTTCCAAGTGTTGACTTCTTGTTTCAGGCTGCTTTCGCTGGAACAGCAGCAACCATCGTTTCAGGCCTCGTCGCTGAGCGCGTGAAATTTGGCGAATTCGTGGTGTTTTCGCTCATTCTCACTGCATTCATCTATCCCATTGCGGGTAGTTGGGAATGGAATGGAGGCTGGCTGAACTCCGTTGGTGACAAAGAATTTATCGATTTTGCTGGTTCATCCATTGTTCACTCCGTTGGAGCCTGGGCTGGACTGATTGGAGCCATGCTTCTTGGCCCTCGTATCGGCAAATTCATTGATGGCAAGCCTCAGGCGATCCCAGGCCACAACATGGCCATTGCCACTCTTGGTGCACTGATTCTTTGGATTGGCTGGTATGGATTCAACCCTGGTTCCCAGCTCGCCATGGATCAGTGGGTCCCTTACGTTGCTGTAACGACAACCTTGGCGGCGGCTGGTGGAGCGATCGGTGCCACCGTGATCTCAACCCTGACCTCCGGCAAGCCTGACCTGACCATGATCATCAACGGCATCCTTGCCGGCCTGGTGAGCATCACGGCAGGTTGCGGCAACCTCACCTTTGTTGGCTCCTGGGTTGCTGGTCTGATCGGCGGAATCATCGTTGTCTTTGCCGTATCAGCGCTTGACGCATCAGGCATTGACGATCCGGTTGGAGCCTTCTCAGTCCATGGCGTGTGTGGCGTCTGGGGAACTTTGGTGGTTGGTCTTTGGGGCTTTGACATCCAGGGGGATGGCTCTCCCCTCGGCTTGCTCGTCGGAGGTGGCATCAGCCAGCTCGGCATCCAAGCACTCGGTTGTGCGGCTTATGCCATTTGGACGATTGTGACCTGCTGGATTGCTTGGTCCGTGATCGGTGGTTTGTTCGGAGGCATCCGAGTCACCGAGAAGGAAGAAGTGGAAGGCCTGGATATTGGTGAGCACGGCATGGAGGCCTATCCAGATTTCGTCTCATCAGGCCGATAA
- the sfsA gene encoding DNA/RNA nuclease SfsA, whose amino-acid sequence MTGTSILQFPVLSEGVLLKRYKRFLADVELKDGQVVTVHCANTGPMKGVLHPGGRVRVRHAPSPKRKLAWTWEQAEIPSSDGTLCWAGINTALPNKLIRALIEAGGLKDQLGPIKTIRAEVPYGLNRRSRIDLLLTPDDSADDQRPIYVEVKNTTWSHGDVALFPDTVTERGQKHLEELTALLPDARGVLVPCLSRPDVIAFAPGDSADPRYGDLFRQAMAAGVEVLPCCFSFYEDQIQWEGVRTVCPRL is encoded by the coding sequence ATGACCGGCACGTCGATCCTTCAATTTCCTGTCCTCAGCGAAGGTGTGCTCCTGAAGCGCTACAAACGCTTTCTGGCTGATGTGGAGCTCAAAGATGGACAAGTCGTCACCGTCCACTGTGCCAACACTGGGCCCATGAAAGGCGTGCTCCATCCCGGTGGGAGAGTCAGGGTCCGCCATGCCCCTTCCCCGAAGCGCAAGTTGGCTTGGACTTGGGAACAAGCTGAGATCCCAAGCAGCGACGGAACTCTCTGCTGGGCTGGCATTAATACGGCTTTGCCGAACAAACTGATTCGGGCCCTGATTGAAGCCGGTGGACTCAAAGACCAGCTCGGCCCGATCAAGACCATCCGCGCCGAAGTGCCCTATGGCCTCAATCGCAGAAGTCGCATTGACTTATTGCTTACCCCAGACGACAGCGCAGACGATCAACGCCCCATCTACGTCGAGGTGAAAAACACCACCTGGAGTCACGGCGATGTTGCGCTCTTCCCAGACACCGTCACGGAACGGGGCCAAAAACACCTGGAGGAACTTACGGCGCTCCTTCCTGATGCACGAGGTGTTTTGGTTCCCTGCCTGAGCCGTCCGGATGTCATCGCCTTCGCACCCGGGGACAGCGCAGATCCCCGCTACGGGGATCTGTTCAGACAGGCCATGGCAGCAGGGGTTGAAGTGCTGCCTTGCTGCTTCAGTTTTTATGAGGACCAGATCCAATGGGAGGGAGTCAGGACCGTTTGTCCTCGCCTGTAA
- the murJ gene encoding murein biosynthesis integral membrane protein MurJ: MARSLKRIALVVTYGTLLSKVGGLVRQLVIAAAFGVGAAYDAYNYAYVLPGFLLILLGGINGPFHSAMVSVLSRRPREEGAHILATLNTMVSALLLVLTIVLVLAADPLITLVGPGLSPELHRIAAVQLQVMAPMALLAGLIGLGFGSLNAADEFWIPAISPLMSSLALIVGIGLLWWQAGSEISTPALALWGGVVLALSTLVGAFLQWLLQLPALMKQGLVQLRLAWDWRHPGVQEVWQVMGPATLSSGMLQINVFTDLFFASGLLGAAAGLGYANLLVQTPLGLISNALLVPLLPTFSRLTAAQDRPELIARIRQGLMLSTASMLPLGALFLALASPIVALVYERGAFNQGAVELVTGLLMAYGLGMPAYLGRDVLVRVFYALGDGTTPFRLSVIGIGLNVVFDWALVGGPTPWGAQLPFNFGAAGLVLATVLINVLTCVALLLALQHRLKILPLKKWGLDGLRLTVAAVGAGIVAWGMSHGVRWPIDLVGRLLQVGLSGSLGVLVFMALGQAFSVQEVREISQGLTRRFIRR, from the coding sequence ATGGCGAGATCTCTCAAGCGCATTGCTTTAGTCGTGACCTACGGCACGTTGTTGAGCAAGGTTGGCGGTCTAGTGCGTCAGTTGGTGATTGCGGCCGCCTTCGGGGTGGGTGCTGCCTATGACGCGTACAACTACGCCTATGTCCTTCCTGGATTCCTATTGATCCTGTTGGGAGGGATCAACGGGCCGTTTCATAGCGCCATGGTGAGCGTGCTCAGCCGCCGTCCCAGAGAGGAGGGAGCACACATTTTGGCCACGTTGAACACGATGGTTAGCGCTCTGCTGCTGGTGTTAACGATCGTTCTCGTGTTGGCAGCTGATCCATTGATCACGCTCGTTGGCCCTGGTCTTAGTCCGGAATTGCATCGCATCGCCGCGGTGCAACTACAAGTGATGGCTCCAATGGCGCTACTGGCTGGTCTGATCGGCCTTGGCTTTGGATCGCTCAATGCTGCTGATGAGTTCTGGATCCCGGCGATTTCGCCGTTGATGTCCAGCCTCGCTCTCATCGTGGGGATCGGTTTGCTCTGGTGGCAGGCGGGATCCGAGATCTCAACTCCCGCTCTCGCGCTCTGGGGAGGGGTGGTGTTGGCGTTATCCACCCTGGTCGGTGCGTTTCTGCAATGGCTTCTTCAGCTGCCTGCCCTGATGAAGCAGGGACTGGTTCAGTTGCGTCTCGCCTGGGATTGGCGCCATCCCGGGGTTCAAGAGGTTTGGCAGGTGATGGGCCCGGCCACCCTGTCGTCGGGAATGTTGCAGATCAATGTGTTTACCGATCTGTTTTTCGCTTCGGGCTTGCTGGGAGCAGCGGCTGGGCTTGGTTACGCCAATCTGTTGGTTCAGACGCCGCTGGGGTTGATTTCCAACGCGTTATTGGTGCCACTGCTGCCAACCTTTTCCCGTCTCACGGCTGCGCAAGATCGTCCAGAGCTGATTGCTCGAATCCGTCAGGGTTTGATGTTGTCAACGGCATCCATGCTTCCCCTTGGTGCCTTGTTTCTGGCCCTCGCCTCCCCAATTGTGGCTTTGGTCTACGAACGCGGTGCTTTCAATCAAGGTGCGGTGGAGCTCGTGACTGGCTTGCTGATGGCCTATGGACTTGGCATGCCGGCCTATCTCGGCCGTGATGTTTTGGTGCGCGTGTTTTACGCCTTGGGTGACGGCACCACCCCCTTTCGGCTGTCGGTCATCGGCATCGGTCTCAATGTGGTGTTCGACTGGGCTTTGGTGGGTGGTCCAACGCCTTGGGGGGCTCAACTTCCCTTCAATTTCGGAGCAGCGGGTCTGGTGCTTGCCACCGTCTTGATCAATGTGCTGACCTGCGTAGCCCTGTTGTTGGCCTTGCAACATCGCCTGAAAATATTGCCTTTAAAAAAGTGGGGTTTGGATGGATTGCGCTTAACGGTTGCAGCCGTAGGCGCTGGGATCGTGGCCTGGGGAATGAGCCACGGGGTGCGTTGGCCTATTGATCTTGTGGGCCGCCTCTTGCAGGTCGGCCTCTCGGGATCATTGGGGGTTTTGGTGTTTATGGCGTTGGGGCAAGCTTTCTCCGTTCAAGAGGTACGCGAGATCAGCCAAGGCCTGACGCGTCGCTTCATTCGTCGCTGA
- a CDS encoding DUF3181 family protein yields MTLDSADLRVLTSTLADRLYIQVAGWHLYLGDAGLAEALAIECSALIDQGAVVAARQALEAVQVPIGGGSARLPMARLLPSSQLSDLEEILEGHCR; encoded by the coding sequence ATGACTCTGGACTCAGCTGATTTACGCGTACTCACCTCAACGCTGGCAGACCGTCTTTACATCCAGGTGGCTGGTTGGCATTTGTATTTAGGAGATGCCGGCTTAGCCGAAGCCCTTGCGATTGAGTGCAGCGCTCTCATCGACCAAGGCGCCGTTGTCGCCGCACGACAAGCACTGGAGGCCGTTCAAGTGCCAATAGGAGGTGGAAGTGCGCGCTTGCCGATGGCGCGTCTGTTGCCGTCCTCTCAACTTTCGGACCTTGAGGAGATTCTCGAAGGACACTGCCGATAA